The segment TGGTTGGTTTGCAGGAACTGGTAATCCCTTAGTAAATCTGTTATCTGATCCTTTAATATACTTTCGGCGGTTAACTAACTTCTGAATTTTCAGGTTTTTGTTAGGAAAGTGGTTGAGCTTCATTATAAATATTTGGCATATGTGAATAACTGTTTCCAAAACTGCACACATTTTCACAAGGTATGTGTTGGAGCAAAGGATAGTTGTCTAATTTGATTGTTCTACTCTGTGCATTTGGGTAAAATTAAATTGCTAATATCTGTCCCCTTTGTCACTTTTTAGGCACTTAAAGAAGCTTTTGAACTTCTCTCCAACAAGGCTGTTGCTGGTGGCTCAAGCACTGAACTTCTTGCCACATTCTGtgacaaaattctcaaaaaatgCAGGAGTGAGAAATTGAGTGATGAAGCCATTGAAGAGACATTGGAGCAGGTGAGCTCTTGCTCTATGGATCCCCTTTCCCTTTTTTTCCTCTAGAGCATCTGCTTTTTCTTCGTACAACTGGAGCAGGAGAAAGCTGATAACAGATCTGCCTTGCAGGTGGTAAAGTTGGTAGCTTATATTAGTGATAAGGACTTGTTTTCAGAATTCTATAGGTAGATTTACCCCTTCTGTGTATCTCATCCACGACTTGAATAGTATCTTCTTCCCTGTTATGTTACAAGTTTATGACTTCCTTTCTTTTCAAGGAAAAAGCTAGCCCGGAGGTTGTTATTTGATAAGAGTGCCAATGATGAAAATGAGAGAAGTATCCTAACAAAGTTGAAGCAGCAGTGTAGGGGGGCAGTTCACATGAAATATGGAGGGAATGGTAAACTATCCAGATCAATTATGCTGAATTTGAGGCTGTGTTCTCTGGTgactttcttcttctcttcctaTAGGTCACAGATTTGACATTGGCAAGGGAAAATCAAGCCAGCTTTGCGGAGTATTTGACAAGTTTCAGTATTTGCTTCTCAAGTAAAACAAagcataaagaaaagaaaatgaggaCTTGCCAGAATGAGAAACAACTATCTCTCAGAAGTCACAATCCTTTACGATCCTCGACTATCacgagaagaagaagatcacacGAGTATGGACTTGGAACCTACACAAGTGTAAAAGGAAGGGCTGAGTACCAACAATATGGAGATTTCATGCCTtaaagcttatttgacttgcagTGGAGACACCAGGAGTTGTCATTCCTTAAATGTTAATGAATATTATCACTCGAATAATACATCTCGTTAAGTATAAAGCTTGTTTACATGCAATTTAGACACCAGAAGATGTCATGctttaaataatatttcttcgtttaaaaaagaatcacccaatttttttagtctgtttcaaaaagaataactcatttttttttggcAAGACTTCAACTTTctacgtgacatgtttaagccacaagattaaaaaatatttttgtatatttgacataactttagtTTAGAACCTTAAGATTAaaatgtctttttctttttcttaaacttcgtttCAAGTCAAAATACCAAAAGCATTTATaagtttttgaaaatcaaaattattttaaactcgTGATCTCCAAAAGAGTGGTGAATAAATGAATCATGCTCTTCAtcagaaaaagtaaaatatgcgttgcactctttgtttgtttagtcaatttttttcccattgagttttataataaaatttttaatgagATAATATTCAAGACGTTTTATGAGATGTGTGtactattttttcttcattaggATTTTTCCCACGGAATATTtactaataaaattttagtgagaCACTTTACCTATGAATATCCAGAGAGAGAGTACAATAAAACATTTATATGGTTGATGTCAatgtccatatatatatattattttgttaggATTGTACGTTGGTATGTTGCAGATATATATAACTAAgcattaaattattaaaaatcgtACTATAGTAACTATTGTCTAATTTAAACAAAGCAACCAACTCATGGAATCTTGCACGTTAAAGCAAATGGATATAAATTATCAAAGTCAAATATAAACCAAAGCAAATTCATCTTTAAAAATTGGAAGCCATAATTTGTTCAAAACAGAAATTAATTTGTGTCAAATGGGGAAAACATGCTGCTTCTCAGAATCAGATGATGGTAATGACTACTTCAAGATAATCGTAGTGATGCTCATAGCTCTTGTCTTGATGGTCATCTGCCATTCTCCACCACCAAGAATGAGAGGTGTCTTGGTTTACCGATGTTAAAGAtcgattttatttatttatttatttatgtattttctgtATCGCGCTTTCAATCCATAttgtatttgtaaaaataaaaacagtTGCTGAGTTTCAATCTCCCAATTGTGTAAAAATTCTCTACCAAATATCTGAAAATTCCTCTTTCATGTTATCACTCTGTAACAAAGATGTTTGTTTTTTCAGATTTATTACTCAATTGTTGCCATTGACAAAAATAGATCATGAAACTCCTATATACTCTTCTTATCTTCTACTGATCAAAATGCCAGTTGACTTGCAAAAAATTGATCATAGGGTCTTAAGTATTAGAACAGAAGCACTCAAGAAACTGGtttgaagaataaaatagaATGAACTTATGAAATTTCAGCTATGTATTAATGCGCAGAAGATCTGAATTAATACAAcgaaaaaatataatcatttcCGATCTAATCGCCTCTTACAAAGTGGATGTTGAAACTAAATAAGAATATGTGCCTCTAACTACAATAAAAAGGGTCACTAACTTCACAAAGTTGAGCAACTAAAGTTAACTAAGTCTAGCTAGAAAATAGAAAGCACTAAactgaaataagtaaaaaacagtaaaaataataagCTGGAAAAAATGTCAATTGTCTAATACTCCTCCTTAGCATTTTTGTGGGAAAATTCTTACCTTAGATCTTCAAACCATTCCTTTGGCAATAACTAAGTGAAAATGTCAGCTAGCTAGTTCTTAGATGAACAATGAACAAGCAACACTTAATTAGATTGTTAGACTTCTCTAATAAAATGAAACTTGATCTTGACATGCTTAGTTCGACCATGAAACACTAGATTTTTTTAGACTGAAATTGTTGAACGGTTGTCACACATGATCTTGGTAGCTTCTGTTTGTTCATGGCCCAAGTCCTTATTTATCTTCCTTAGACAGATAATTTGATTTACAACAATTATGTACTCAACTTCTGGTATCAATTGAGCTGTAATTTCTTGTTTCTTCGAGCTATAACTAAAATAACTTGTCCCCAAATAGAAAAGATATCCAGAGGTACTTCTGGAATCATCAACTCTCCCATCCCAATCACTATCAGAGTACCCGATCAAGTTCATAGTTACTTCGCAAATATTAgagaaaaaattctaaatttgttGATTCCTTTAATTTACCTTAACACTCTTTTAGCCAATGTGAAGTGTGAGTCTCTAAGTGAATGCATGAATCGATAgagaaaattaacaataaatagAATGTCAGGTCTGCTTGCGGTTAGATATAGAAGACTGCCAATTAAGCTTCTATACATGCTATCATCCATTTTTTCGAAATCCTCATCCTTGTCAAGCTTCATACCAGTAGAGATCGAAGTACTCACAGGTTTGCAGTCTTGCATTTTGAATATGTTTAGAATATCCGAAATGTAATTCTTGTAGCATATGAAAATTCCATCACTGGACTACAACACGTCCATGCCAAGGAAGTACTTCATGATTCCAAGATTAGtcatttcaaagattttctttatttcatccTTAAACCTTTGGATTAGTTCAATTTTGCTTCCTGTCACAAACATGTCATCCACAAAAATTGAGACAATTAAGGACTCACCTACAGTGACTTTCACATACAAAGTAGCTTCACTTTGACTTCTACTAATGTCAAGTTGGATGAGCTGATTGTCCATCATCTCATACCATATGTCCTCGGGGCTTGTTTTACGCCAAACAAGGTCTTCGTTAAGAGATAAACTTGATCCTCTTCAGGTTGCTCTACATAGATATCTTGAGCAAGCAAACCTTTCAAAAAGCCGATTTGACATCAAGTTGATGAATCTGCCAGTAACCATGAGATGCAAATGCAAGAATAATCTTGATTGTGTCATACCTTGATACAGAAGCAAATGTTTCCTAGTAATCCACACCATATTGTTTTGTTTATCCCTTCACCACTAATCTAGccttatgtttgcaaattgttCCATTAGGGATTTGTCTTGAAAATCCATTTTACACCTATGACCTTGTGATTTCTAGGTATGTCAATAGGCTGTTAGATTTCGTTCTTCTCGATCATGTCTAGTTCATATACATAGCTCTCCTCCATGCCTGCGAGTCTTGTGCTTTAGCATAGCTTGTTGGTTCAGAGGTAATCAAGTTACAATGCTGATAAATATCTTTTAAGGTTCGAGTTTCCCTTACTGGTACATCATCCACTAGTTAATCTTCTGAAAGTTAAGGTtgatcttttgaaaataaatcagGATAAGAggtcttctaattttttaatccCAACCAGTTGTTTCATCAAACTTGATCACTTCTCGGTTGAGAATTAGTTTTAATAGATTTCAAATAGATTATCCTGTAACCTTTGGATGAACTATAGCCCATAAATATGCCCTTATAAGCCTTGTTGTCCAGCTTATTCTTCTTTGTTTCTAGAACTCGATAATAACATATACACCCAAAGATACTGAGATGGTGTACTGATGCTTTGTTCCCACACCACGTTTCATATGGAGTCATGTCCTGTAAGGCCTTAGTACACAATCTATCCAGTATATATACGATGACACTGTTTTGGGATCTTTCTTTCGAGTAAAACACACTGGTCATCTCCATTACTGTCATGTTCTTCCTTTCAGACACGTCATTTTGTTGTGGAGTGTATGGTAACGTCAATTGGCGTTCAATACCTGTGCTATTACAAAACATTATAAACTGAGAAGAAGTATATTCTCCTCCATTGCCAAACCTTAAAGTCTTAATACtaagattacattaattttctacaaaagatttaaattgttttaacaCATCAAATACTTCAATCTTTAGTATAATAAAGTAAACCCAACACATTATAGTGTAGTCATCAATAAAGAGgagaaaatatttgttataGCTCAAGGAATTTGTTTTCATTGGGCCGCAAACATTCGTATTAATTAGATGAATTTTATGGTTAGCTCTCCATACTTGATTTGCTTGAAATGACAATTTTGTTTGCTTTCCCTTTTGGCAAGTTTCACAAACTTGAGAGAATTAGAAAGAAATTTAGACATATTTTTCACTAACTCCTTTTTTTCATCTTTGCGATGCTTCTCAAATTGAAGTGACCAAATCTTTTGTATCATAGGTTTATACATGCTTGTGAAGTAATATTGTAAGCTTGCTCAGTTATTTTCTCCCaatcaactaaaaatattttgttgctcatcttgacataaaataattttactctagaaggatcagaAATAACACATTCACGATTCTTAAAATGCAGTGAACAATTATTTTCAAGCATTTACCCAACTCACAACAAATTCCGATTCATATCAGGTGTGTACAAAACatcaaaaatagttaaatatttgatattgttgagATAGACAGTGTACCTCTACTATTGACTTCTACCGCCTCACCGTTTACTACTTTTACTTTAGATTTGTAAGTACGATCAAGGAATTTGAACATTTCAACAAAATTGCACAAGTGTTGTATGTAACCACTATGAAGAAGCCATGAATCATAGGATTTTGAAAGAGACTACAAAGAGTTGCTCCGTATGTGGATCTTAAGAATCTGCTACTTGTGCTTGCAAAGCATTAGAGGCCATTGCTCTTGATTTGTAGACCTTGGATGACACATATAACATCAACTCTCCACCAACAGTACTTCTCCAGATGTGTATTTCCCTTGCAATGTTTGCACGGAGGGAAGTTCTGCTTCACATCTCCACTATTGTTTCGTTCATCATGCTTGCCCTTGATCTTTTGATTGAACTATTGCTTTCCTTTTTGCTTTTGTACAGAGAAACCTCATTCAGTGAACTTGTCCCATCTCATAGTCCTTTTTTGTTCTTGTACTTGAAAAGCACGCATTAGTTCACCTAATGAAAGTTTGCCCAGGTCCTTGGATTCTTCAAGAGAGAAAATCTTAGATTCAAACCTCTCATGAAGATTCACAAGAACTTTCTCCacaatttgtttgtttgtaaATTCTTCAGCAAGAAGTCTAATGTTATTAACAATTAATGAGATTTGATTAACATTCTTACTGATTGTTTCATCCTGCTGCATATTTAAGGACTCAAACTCTCTTTTCAGGTTCAACACTTGGATTTGGCGTGTCCTACCGCTGCCTTGGTATTCTTCTTTCAACCTATCCCAAGCCTCTTTGGTGGTTTTGCAAGCCATGATTCTGTAAACACAAAACCTGCCACAACATTCTAGATGTGACTTGGCTTTAGATTTATTTGCCTTCTCTTCGTTGTTGGATTTGATTAGAGTTTGATGGTAGAGCAGCAAGTGATTTATCTTTCGTCATTGTTACCCAAAGTTCATAGGCTTGTAGAAAAGCTTGCATCTTCATAGACCAGATTTACTAATTTTTGGTCAAAATGGTGAATTTAAAGGTAGGTTGTTGGATGTCATTTGTGTTGTAGGTTAATGTTTTTTGATCCTGTAAGATCAACTAGAGGCTCTGATGCCACTGTTAAAACAAAAGCACTCAAGAAAttgatttgaagaataaaatagaACGAGCTTATGAAATTCCAGCTATACAaggaaaaaaacataacaatttCCTATCTAATAGTCACATACAAAgtggatgttaaaactaaatAAGAACATGTGTCACTAACTATCATATAAAGGGCCACTAACAACCATAAATGGAGCCACAAACTTCAGAATGTTGAGCAACTTTTTAAGTGTAACTAGAAAATAGAAAACACTATACTGACAAAAATAAGGGAAAggggtcaaaaatacccctcaagaATAGTTTATTAGTTGACTATACCCCTACCGTGAAAGTAAAGTTATTTATACCCTTGCCTTTAGTAATTTCACCACCGCTCAATTGACAAAAATCcccaaatcaaataaaattgtcCCGATTTTGTTAAAAAAGGGCCCGTTCCTCATTTTAAACCTCTGTCTGACCCATCTATCTATCTTaaacctaaaataatttaaccCATTTTCCCTATAGCAATGCCCTGTTAAAAAATGTTCCCCAACTGCTAACAAGAGTGCATTCTCTATGGGTGGTATGACTGATAATCTGCCAAAGAGTGGCAATCTGTAAAAAGTGGTGGTCGTTGGGGTTCAACTGAAAATTTCGATAGCTGTAATGTTGGTGGTAGCTGAGGTTCAGCTAGAAATTCTGGTAGCGGTAATGCATATAATTATAGTGTTAGTGTGAGTCAGAATGATGGTAATACTAAAAACCCCAATCTTTGTTTGTTGGTTGATTTTTCGTCTAAATATGAAGTCGAGTAGTAAAAAAACTAAGAACAATAGTTCAGGGGATGATGTGTTTGGGAATATCCAAAATACTACTAAATCAAATGGATCAGGATTTCTAGCAGATCCTTTTCCTACAAGTAATATTAATGCTTCAACCGGGTTGAATTCGGGTGGTGCTTATTCCAAAGTTGATGATTTTGGTTTTACTAATACACAGAGTCAACCATATACTACTCAGTTTTCAGGTGTGGGTGATTTGATTCGTTTTTTTCATCAATTGGATGTAGAAAATGTGTCAAATTATTTTGGGTTTAAGATAGTTAGATGGGTCGGGCATGGGTTCAAATTCAGGAacgaataattttttaagaaatcgGGTCAATTTTGTTTGATATGGGAATTTCCATTAATTGAAGGGTATAAATAGTGAAATTAATAACCGCGAGGGTATAAATAACTTTACTTGAACGGTAGGGATATAGTCAACTAATTTACTAAAGTTAAAGGggatatttttgacccttttccctaaaaataatatcaattgtCTAACATTAAGTCCCAAAAATGCCACACGTGATGAGGGGTTGTTATGGAGGAAAACATTTTTTCCTCATTTAGTTGattaaagatttaaaaatattttttctaaaataacaaGTTCCTTCAAATGAGAAGTGCAGGTACTAGAGGTGGTGTGTGGCCTAGTGGGGATGGGGCCTAGGAGTGCAAGATGAAGATGAAGTTTGTTAAAGGTCATTTTCCTCACTAGATAAAAGAGGAGATTTGGGGGGTGtgcttttaaaaaaagaaaaatacttgtCACCGCCGGTAAAAAGATAGCGATTGTTCGACGGCGGATAATAGTTAATCAACTAAGTTTTAACAATGTAGGAGTGATATACTCTGTAAATAAAAAATCGAATGATGAAAACTACCATGTTAAGTTGTAGAGAGGCaccaattataattatatattatcataagCAGGAAGtaaacttaaaagttgaattacaattttgctcctctaataaattaaaacttatatatatatatatatatatatatatatatatatatatgtatatgtatatatatatatatatatatatatatatatatgtatatgtatatatatatatatatatatacatatatatatatatatatatatatataatcttcttattctcatttcataatcttgacctttcaaatttctaacacaaatataaataaaaataaaaatgagtaattatcaagaaattaaagtagattcatgtatcttcaaaattaaatttcatctctattttttttatatttattttaacaataattgaTGTGACTTTTCATGTTCTTATAATTTTgttctataaatttaactttttcaagaAGAACTTTTATTTACCACTCTTACAATTCTTGTGTGTAAGAACTCTAAACATGTGAAATAATGTCATAATTTGAGGTGAAAGTTGTGAGATTCCCTTATGCAGTCACGAGAACAAACAAGAATTCAATTACCGAAGCATCGGAGCTtgatatgttaattttatacttatttgtagtaaaaattataataagatttttttgtCTCTCTTCATATAGTTGATTTCTTGTTTTATTAGTAAGTAGCTCTAaattcatatatgtattttgtATGCTCAAATGTTCATTTTCACTATagagacaaaaacaaaatgaaatgccTAATTATCTTGCTCATGTgtaccttttctttttcttttcttcgtacttataattttacatatacattaattttcatctttcaagaatgaatgtgataaaataagatgtttactcttttcttttcttttcttttttttttatgaaaaaaaaatgtgaaacatataatattagattaatggtggataagttatgtatgatataattaaattttatataaaaatagctgtcacgacccaaacggggttgcgactggcacccacacttaccctcctatgtgagcgaaccaaccaatctaaccttaacatttcaatataatatcaacagaaagtaatacggaagacttaaactcattaaataaagaccaattcattaacttctaaaattcaacatctattattccccaaaatctggaagtcatcatcacaagaacatctacgatcaaatgactaaactaagagtattctaaaagctaaaaatacataagaagctagtccatgccggaagttcaaggcatcaagacttgaagaagaagatccagtccaagctagaagcattagctcaccctgaatttccgatgtagtaagattgtcttgaattactgttgagttgaagacgatggcacatttgctgcactccacaaataaacaagaagaaaacataaaagtaggggtcagtacaaaacacgggtactgagtagatatcatcggccaactcaaaatagaaatcaatatataccaagtaatatcataaaatcaactatgatactcaacatgtagcaacaacaaatactatatcattaacaattaccgtcaagttcacacatgaggactcaagcctcgataccatactcatttgggaatcatgttcattagattgagtatattaacatctttcaagattcattatctttatttctcttgtgtcggtacgtgacactccgctccctcaatattcattaatcctcttgtgttggtacgtgacactccgatcccctaaatctatgtgttggttcgtgacacccgatcccctaaatctacgtgtcgattcgtgacacccgatcccctaatactacgtgtcggttcgtgacacccgatcccctaatactacgtgtcggttcgtgacatccgatctcctaatactacgtgtcggttcgtgacacccgatcccctaattctacgtgtcggttcgtgacacccgatcccctaatctccttccatcaattcatcaagccttctttcttaccaaggcatcatcaatctcattactttagttcatcaagccttctcccttaccaaggcatcatcattaaaaagagattaggtttttatcgagatttgggattcaataacttcatcatgcttaatataatcacaattatataatcacgttcatgcatgcatacaattaagcacatagcagggtttacaatactaccaatacatatcattctctattaagagtttactatgaaagcatgaaaaccataacctacctccaccgaagactagtgatcaagcaagcaaattcccaaagctttgtgttttccttttcgtttctcctctctctctttgttctttctatttttctttattcaaaccctctttcttttaccctaattagtatataattaagaataaaagatagcaataatgacccactaattaacttaatgttacctcttttaacccccaagtaattagacttattaacattaacccactaactttataattaaagcaggaatagtcaaaaacatcccctaaaacgtatcaagaaatccgacccagactgggattacgcagtctgtgacggcccgtcgcgcctgcgacggtccgtcctgctggcttgtcacagagttcagagactcaatttctctgaagagtctgtgacggtccgtcacacctgtgacggtccgtcctgccattccgttacgaagttcagaaagtcaattttcagtacctaatttcagattttctaagtgttttgaaacgagaccctacgacggtccgtcgtgcccatgacggtccgtcatttctgccagtttttccagaattgaagtctgctgctcaaaacgactaaacaagtcgttacaatagataccaatttacccatcgttcgtccccgaacgatcacaagaaggaaaacaaggacgaaaaggagtacatgaatctgtaaacaggtgtgggtatctttctcgcatatcagcctctttctcccaagtggcttcttcaatgggtcgattcttccattgaactttgatggatgcaatctcccttgatctcaacttgcgaatttctctatctagaatggcaacaggctcctcctcataagtcaaattttcgtcaagcaagactgaatcccaacgaataatatagtttccatccccatgatatcttttcaaatagacacatgaaataccggatgcactccggacagccctggaggcaagactaactcataagccacctcccctactcgcttaagtacttcaaatggaccaatataccttgggctaagtttacctcgcttaccaaaccgcatcacccctttcatcggcgaaaccttcaacaagacttgttcaccctccatgaactccaagtctctaacctttcggtctgcatactctttctgtctactttgagccgctaacaaattttcttgaatagatttcactttatctaacgattctctcagaaggtcagaaccccaaggtctaacctcaaatgcatcaaaccacccaatgggagacctacatcttctcccatatagtgcctcaaatggggccatatcaatgcttgagtgatagctattgttgtaggagaactctgctaagggtaagaagctatcccactgaccaccaaattctatcacacatgcacgaagcatatcctccaacacttgaatcgttcgctcagactgaccatcggtctgaggatggaacgcagtactaaggtccaagctagtacccaattccgcatgcaatgttttccaaaatttagaagtaaactgtgtacctctatctgatatgatggatagtggaaccccatgcaaccgaacgatttctgagatatagatcttggctaacttctcggcattgtaagtcaccttaaccggaataaaatgagcagacttagttaacctatcaacaatcacccaaatagagtcgtacttacccatcgtctttggaagaccaaccacgaagtccattgcgattctctccaaTTTCCATTCCGAATTGGGCatcctctgaagtgttcctctgggcctttggtgttcatactttacttgttgacagtttggacatttgccaataaaatctataatatcacgcttcattctactccaccaaaagtgttgctttaggtcacggtacatcttggttgcacccggatgtattgaataccttgaactatgagcctctatcagaatggtgttgatcaaatcatcgacacggggtacacatacccttcccttaatcctcaaaacaccttcctcatcgatttgtgcttccttagcctctcctcgcaacactttatctcggatccggatcaatttttcatcattaaactgctttcccttaatcttgtcaaggaaggaagatcttgcctccacacaagctaaaaatcttCCATTCTCATTTACTtataatctcataaggtcgttagccaaaatctgaacttctctagtcaatgggcgtctagaagcttgcaagtgagctagacttcccatgcttcccgcctttctacttaaagcatccgctacaacactcgccttccccggatgatacaaaatagtgatgtcgtagtccttcagtagttccatccatctcctctgtctcaagttcaaatctttctgagtaaagacatactgtaggctacgatgatccttatagatctcacacttaaccccatataaatagtgtctccattgctttaatgcaaacactaccgcggccaattccaaatcatgagttggatagttacgttcatgcacttttaattgtcttgaagcataagcaatcacattcttctcttgcattaacactgcacccaaacccgaataggatgcatcacaaaccagaagattacctgtgatgacataatcagatgcctccgcttcagaccgcccagggaaagcgtaacaatgggccctttcgtttgtttgtccgttgcccctaccatgttgtgatgtagtggctccagtttgcccatcacctcgaccattttggtaaccaccattacctcgaccaccacgtcctccagaataacggcctctaccatgaccacctctacctctagccattgggggtctataactctgtttgggacaattcctcctaatatgttcagtctccccacatccataacactctctagagtcaagcataggcctctcagagaagtgttgaccggtctgaggtggacccccagctacagtctGTAGCGAAGattgaattggtcgaactgagtaacctccggaaccctgtcctctagagtaagaaccattaaactcacctccctttcaaaacctctttgatgtcgatgccatggtgaattcatgtggcttcactccttccacctctaccacgaaatctaccacttcttggaaggattttgccgtagccgctacctgtaaggctgaaatccgcaactctgacctcaaccccttcac is part of the Solanum lycopersicum chromosome 1, SLM_r2.1 genome and harbors:
- the LOC101252114 gene encoding cullin-1-like isoform X10, which gives rise to MLLEKVQDELLSVYATQLLEKEQSGFHALLRDDKVEDLSRLYRLFSKIPQGLDPVVIILKQHVTAEGTALVKQAEDAASNKKADKRDMVGLQELVFVRKVVELHYKYLAYVNNCFQNCTHFHKALKEAFELLSNKAVAGGSSTELLATFCDKILKKCRSEKLSDEAIEETLEQVVKLVAYISDKDLFSEFYRKKLARRLLFDKSANDENERSILTKLKQQCRGAVHMKYGGNGHRFDIGKGKSSQLCGVFDKFQYLLLK
- the LOC101252114 gene encoding cullin-1-like isoform X8; translated protein: MLLEKVQDELLSVYATQLLEKEQSGFHALLRDDKVEDLSRLYRLFSKIPQGLDPVVIILKQHVTAEGTALVKQAEDAASNKKYMIIDNLVVGDVASKRCVLRQADKRDMVGLQELVFVRKVVELHYKYLAYVNNCFQNCTHFHKALKEAFELLSNKAVAGGSSTELLATFCDKILKKCRSEKLSDEAIEETLEQVVKLVAYISDKDLFSEFYRKKLARRLLFDKSANDENERSILTKLKQQCRGAVHMKYGGNGHRFDIGKGKSSQLCGVFDKFQYLLLK
- the LOC101252114 gene encoding cullin-1-like isoform X9 translates to MLLEDELLSVYATQLLEKEQSGFHALLRDDKVEDLSRLYRLFSKIPQGLDPVVIILKQHVTAEGTALVKQAEDAASNKKYMIIDNLVVGDVASKRCVLRQADKRDMVGLQELVFVRKVVELHYKYLAYVNNCFQNCTHFHKALKEAFELLSNKAVAGGSSTELLATFCDKILKKCRSEKLSDEAIEETLEQVVKLVAYISDKDLFSEFYRKKLARRLLFDKSANDENERSILTKLKQQCRGAVHMKYGGNGHRFDIGKGKSSQLCGVFDKFQYLLLK
- the LOC101252114 gene encoding cullin-1-like isoform X7 translates to MGSINYYENVLDIFVEIGMGSINYYENDFEAAMLKDTAAYYSGKASNWILEDSRPHSMLKVSIPRRGVLETEEDRVSHYLHSSSETMLLEDELLSVYATQLLEKEQSGFHALLRDDKVEDLSRLYRLFSKIPQGLDPVVIILKQHVTAEGTALVKQAEDAASNKKADKRDMVGLQELVFVRKVVELHYKYLAYVNNCFQNCTHFHKALKEAFELLSNKAVAGGSSTELLATFCDKILKKCRSEKLSDEAIEETLEQVVKLVAYISDKDLFSEFYRKKLARRLLFDKSANDENERSILTKLKQQCRGAVHMKYGGNGHRFDIGKGKSSQLCGVFDKFQYLLLK
- the LOC138346957 gene encoding uncharacterized protein; translated protein: MACKTTKEAWDRLKEEYQGSGRTRQIQVLNLKREFESLNMQQDETISKNVNQISLIVNNIRLLAEEFTNKQIVEKVLVNLHERFESKIFSLEESKDLGKLSLGELMRAFQVQEQKRTMRWDKFTE
- the LOC101252114 gene encoding cullin-1-like isoform X6, whose protein sequence is MGSINYYENVLDIFVEIGMGSINYYENDFEAAMLKDTAAYYSGKASNWILEDSRPHSMLKVSIPRRGVLETEEDRVSHYLHSSSETMLLEKVQDELLSVYATQLLEKEQSGFHALLRDDKVEDLSRLYRLFSKIPQGLDPVVIILKQHVTAEGTALVKQAEDAASNKKADKRDMVGLQELVFVRKVVELHYKYLAYVNNCFQNCTHFHKALKEAFELLSNKAVAGGSSTELLATFCDKILKKCRSEKLSDEAIEETLEQVVKLVAYISDKDLFSEFYRKKLARRLLFDKSANDENERSILTKLKQQCRGAVHMKYGGNGHRFDIGKGKSSQLCGVFDKFQYLLLK